In the Aristaeella hokkaidonensis genome, TGGTGCAGGCTGCGTCCGTGCAGAAGTTCACCGCCACGCCCGGCACGGGATTGCCGTCCTGGTCCTCCACGTGCAGCACGTAGGCCTTCTGCTCCGTCTTATCCGCCGGGGTGTCCTCGACGAATTCCCAGCTTACCTCATATTCCATGGTGCGCAGGTAATCCGCCAGCTCCTCCAGGTATTCCTCTTTCTGTAACAGGAAGAACTCCATCAGGTCCGGATCGCCTTCCATGCCCACGTTATAGTACAGGCCGTACAGGTAGTGGGTACCTTCCGGGCTTTCCATGGCCTGGTCGTAGGTAAAAACGTTGCGTTCCGCGTCCAGGATGTCCGGCAGGTCCACCCGTTCCACCTTCGCGTCGTCATAGTACATCATGTCCGCCGCGTCATCCGCGGCAGTGATGTCAAAGCGCAGGTGTGCCGTATCCTCGCTGACCACATAGGCCATCAGATAATCATCTGACACCGCATTGGTAAGATGGAATCTGGCCTTCTTCACGTTCTCGTTGTCTATATGCATTGCCCGGGCAGGAGACACCGGATAGGCGCGGGTGACCCCCTTCTTCGGAATCCTGGTCAGCACGGCAGTTTCCGTATAGTCGTCTCCCAGGAACCTGTCCAGCACATTGCCGACTTCCTCGGCGGTGTTGAAGCTGCCCAGCCGCAGGAAGCCCGCATTGCCGAAGCGGTCAATCACGACCGTGGTGGGAACGCCGTACTGGGCAACGTAGTTATACAGGGCTGAGCCCTCGTCCCGCCCCATGGGGAAGGTCAGCTGGTACTCATCCCTGAAGGCCGCGATCTTTTCAATCGTGTCATTGTCATCATAGGACAGGGCAATAAACGCCACCTTGTCCTTATACTTCTGGTAGGCTTTCTCCAGGTCCGGGAACTCGCCCTGGCAGGGTCCGCACCAGGTGGCCCAGATGTTCAGCAGCACCGCTTCATGATCCTTCAGGGCTTCGGACAGGGTGAAGGTGTTGCCTTCCGTATCCGTGGCCGTAAAGTTCATAAAGGGTTCGCCCAGCGTCATGCCGGTATCCGCAGAAGCCGTGCCGAGGCACAGCACAAGTATCGTCAGGATCAGTATGATTAATTTCTTCATCGTTCTTTTCTCCTTGGTTTTCTTTGCTTATTTCGCCGCTTCCTGGTAGAGGGCTTCCAGCTTCTCCGGCGTCACGGAGCTGACGCTGTTGCAGATGACCTCTCCCCGCCGGTTTAATACGATCGTCTGGGGCAGGGTAGCTGTTCCGCCCACGATTTCCTTCACGGGATCGCCTGCTTCGTCCGTCGCGCAGGGCATGGAATAGCCGAACTGCGCCAGGTATTCCGCCGGATCCTCCACAGTCATTTCCGGGTGGATCACAATCATGGCGATATCGTCCCGGTGGGCTTCATACAGGTCGTTGAAATAGGGAAGCTCCGCAATACACGGCGTGCACCAGGTGGCCCAGCGGTTGATGAATACCACCTTGCCCCGGGTGTCCGCCAGATGGAACTCGCTGCCGTCGTAGCATGCCAGGGTAAAGTCCGCCAGCTGTTCGCCGACCTCGTATCCCACGGCTGCGGTACTTTCCGCCGGGGTGCTTTCTTTCTGCCGGATAGAGGGATCCAGGAAGTTGAACCACACCAGCACCAGGCACAGCACCGCGATGGCGATGGCCCGGAAGAGGGTCTTCCGGCTCTTCGCGGGTTTCTTTTCCGCGCCGGTTTCCGGTCCCTTAAGCGTGATCTTTCCTGCCTTCAGGGAGATGGCTCCCTGGCTGCAGACGTCGATGCACTTTCCGCACTGGATGCACTCGTGGTCACCCACGTGCTTCACGTCCATCTCACAGTGGCGCACACAGGCGCCGCAGCCGTTGCAGCGATCCGCGTCCGTTTTCACCCCGACGATACTGAAGCGGTTGAACAGCCCATAGATCGCCCCGAGGGGACAGAGGAAGCGGCAGAAGCTGCGGTAGCAGAACACGCAGGCCAGGCCGAGGGCCAACATAATCACCCACTTGCGGGTGAAGATCAGACCCAGCATCTCATACATGGACGCGTTGGCGGGATTCACCAGGTGGCCGCCTGCGCCCTCCAGGGTACCGGCCGGGCAGATATACTTGCAGAAGGCCGGAAGCGGCAGGTCTTTGGCCAGGCCGAAGTACAGGGGAACAGCAATTACAAACACCGCCAGGATCCCGTATTTCAGCCAGGACAGTGCCCTGGTAACCTTGCTTTTACGGATTTTCGGCACCGGAATCTTATGGAGCAGTTCCTGGATCAGGCCCATGGGGCACAGCCAGCCGCAGATCGTGCGACCCAGCACCACGCCGAAGAGCATGATCATCCCCAGCACATACCAGCCTGCCCGGTGACCCGTAGCGGCCAGCGCGTTCTGGATGGATCCCAGCGGGCAGGCGCCTGCCGCACCGGGACAGGAATAGCAGTTCAGGCCGGGCACGCACAGTGCCTTGGCCTTTCCTTCATAAATCTTCCCTTCAATAAATCCCCTGAGGTACGCGTTATGCAAAAGCGCTGCGTACAGCTGGACAAGCCTTCGCTTTGACGGACGGAAGGCCTGCCATACATTTTTCTTATCCAAGACCCACACACTCCGTACAGATATTGATGGCTTTTACCAGCACGTCCAGGGCTCCTCCGTTCACGATTCCCGCGATGATCAGCAGCACAGCCGCGATCAGAACGACTGCCCGGAGGATATTCACATGCTTCGGTTCCGCCTGCGGCTTTATCCGGACAGCGTTCTTTGCCGTTCCACCGGTTTTCGGCTTTACACCGGTTACAATGCAAGCAACCAGTAAACACACAAGCACCAGGAACAGCGGTAACGCTGCGATCAGTACCTGTCCGGCCTTTTCCGCTGTATAAATGCTTTCCAGTGGGTTTTCCATCCTGCGCGCTGCTCCGTCCACATAAATGGCGTATGCCACCGAGGCCAGAACCACCGGCAGCAGGATACAGCACACTGAGAGCAAAATCGGGAGGATTTTTTTCTTATCCGTAAGATTCACCTCCGCATAGAATCATCCGCGCCCTTAAGGCATCGGATATGTATTTAACGAATCACACTTGCAATTCGTTCCGAATTGCAAGAGGTAGGAGGTAGGAAGTAGGAGAGAAATATCTTTTGCTGCGCAAAAGAATGATATGTTGCTTCGCAACATGATATATTCGCTTAATGCGAATATGATAGATTCGTCTTCGACGAATATGATATGTTTGCCATGCGGCAAACGTTCTGGTTACTTTTACCAATGTACCTGCCACTTCTCCGCAGTGCCCACGTTGTCATCTTGACCGACCGAAGGGAGTGTAGAGATCTCCTCCACGGCCGCAGCCGCAACTTTACACTCTACACTCTTCACTCTGTCACATCATCCGCTGTGTTGCGGCGAAGAAAAACAATTATGAATTATGAATTGTGAATTAATTCTCAAAGGTTCTGCAGTGCCATAATCCCCATGCAGATCAGGAAAGTACCAATCACCATACCGGCAAACGCCACAGGCCACTTCCCCTGCTTGTTGAAACCGTAAAAGTCGTCCCAGCGTTTTTCCGGCAGGGCGAACAGGATCTTGTACAGGTACACCGGCCCGTACAGTACCACCGGCAGCATTCCCCACAGGCTCTGGCAGAAGGTCATTCCCCGCCTTTCAAACACGCAGAAGGAAACCAGGGCCAGCAGCGGGGTAATCAGGTGCATGAACAGATCCGTGCCGGACAGCAGCACCTTCAGCGCACCCTTCCCGAAGGTCGGTGCCAGGAAAAAGAGTACCGTCAGCATAGTCACCGTCACCGCCGCCGTGCCGATATACTTCAGCATCCAGATCCATTCCGGGATCCCGCCTGCATTGATGGCCAGCGCCGTCAGCAGGCACGCCGCTGCGCACAGCATATTGCTCAGGGTGGTGAAAAACCGGAGCGCGAACTTTCCCCGTTCCGGCACCCACTGCCCCTCCTTGCGGAAAAACGAAACCACAATAATCAGGGTAATCAGCGCAATCAGGATATTCAGAAACCAGTCCGCTGTCATCATGTCCAGCTCACCCGCTCCTCAATTGTCTTCACCAGTGCTTCCAGTCCCTCCCGGTCTTCCGGGCTGAACCGATTCTTCACCGGGCTGTCTATATCCAGTACCGCCTTCACTTCACCGTCTCCGTGAATCGGGATCACGATCTCCGATTCAGACGCTCCGTCGCAGGCAATGTGTCCCGGGAATTCATGCACGTCCGGCACCACAGTGGTCTCATCCTTCGCGGCAGCCGTGCCGCACACGCCCCTGCCGGGCGCGATATGAATGCATGCCGGCTTCCCCTGGAACGGACCCACCGTCAGCTTTCCGTTCCTCATCAGGTAAAATCCGGCCCAGTTCAGGTTCTCCATCATGGTCATGATCAACGCGGAGATATTGCTGAACGAGGACGCGTACCAGGGTTCCGCCTCCAGCATTTCCTTCGCCTGACCAACCAGCAGTTTATAATCCGTCATTTCTTTCATCCTCTTCTTTCAGGGTATTCCTTTCATAATTCGCCGGAAGAGGAATAAAGACCTTCCGTTTCAGGCGGCATATAGCGCCTGAAACAATTCATAATTCACAATTCATAATTCATAATTTTATATACTTGTCCAAAAAACACAGCGTCATGGAACAGTCCATAGCGCTGCTATTGTCATTTCGACCGTAGACGTAGCCGTAGTGGAGAAATCTCCTCCGGAGAAGTGAACCTTCAAGCAATAGGGAATCTCTTGCGTGAAGAAAAAATAATTCTGAATTATGAATTATGAATTGTGAATTGAAAAAGCGGCAGCATTCACTGTCGCTTTTTCTCACGCGCTTTTAAGCGCGATCACCTTTCCCTTTTCCTGTTTATCTGCTTCCAGCGTCGGCATCAGCCTGCCATGCAGCGACTTCACCAGCTTGAAATAGCAGGGGAACAGGAACAGGTCCGCCATCACCCAGGCCGCGGGGTTCGCAAAGCAGGCGCCCACAAACCCGGCTGCCGGCACCAGGAACAATGCCACTACGGTTCTCGCCAGCATCTCCGCCAGGCCCGCGAACATGGCCACCCGGGTATAACCCATGCCCTGGATGCACAGCCGCAGGATGTTCACATACAGCAGCGGAATATAGAACGCCGCGTTGATCTTCAGGAAACGGAAAGCCAGCCCCATAACCTCGGCATTCTCGCCGCTGTCAATGAACAGGCCCAGCAGCTCGTCGCCAAACAGCAGCACAATACCGAAAGCCAGGCCACAGTAGATCAGACCCACCGCGGAAGCCGCCCGCATGCCCTGCCGGACCCGGTCCACCTTCCTGGCGCCGATGTTCTGCCCGGCGAAGGTCGCCATGGTGGAAGCCAGGGCGTCAAACACACAGCAGAAGAACATACTCAGCTTGAAGGCCGCGCTCACAGCCGCCACGGAGTTCACACCCAGGCCGTTCACGGACCACTGCACCATCACGGAACCGATAGCGGTGATGGAAAACTGCAGGCCCATGGGCAGGCCGATGCCCAGCATGGAGCGTCCCCGCCGCACGGAAAACCGCCGGTCTTCCTTCGTCAGCTTCAGGATCGGGAACCGCCTGAGGATCACCAGCAGGCAGCCGATGCCGGAAATCAGCTGGCTGACAGCCGTAGCCACGGCTGCGCCCGCCACGTCCATGCCGGCGTAAATAATCAGCACCAGGTCCAGCACGATGTTCACCAGGGAAGCCAGCACCAGGAATACCACCGGCGTCTTGCTGTCCCCCAGGGAACGGAGAATGCCGCTGGCCATGTTATACAGCACGCAGCAGGGAATCGCCGCGAAAATGATCCGGATATAGGAAGCGGATGAATCCAGGATTTCCTCCGGGGTGTTCATCAGCCGCAGCAGCGGTTTGCACAGCAGCGTGGCTGCCAGGCCGAACAGCAGGCTCAGTCCCGTGCACAACACGGCCGAATGCCATACGCACCGGCGTACCTCATGCTCGTTCTTCGCTCCGAAGGCCTGCGCGATCGGAATGGCGAAACCCGAGCAGAAGCCCAGGCACAGGCCGATCACCAGGAAGTTCACCGAACCGGTGGCACCGACCGCCGCCAGTTTCTCTGCCCCGAGATACCGACCCACAATCGCCGTATCCACAAAGCTGTAGAACTGCTGGAACAACATTCCGAACAGCAGCGGGGCTGCAAAGGAAAGGACCAGCTTCAGCGGTCTCCCTTCCGTAAGATCTTTTGTCATGGTACGTGCCATGCATTCATGCTCCTTCTGCAAACATTTTGTTTGCTGCGATGTTATAGCACTTTTCCCCTCCCCCTGCAATCAGTCTTTTGGTTGGTTTTTCATCCAATTCAAGCATGAAAAGTGGACACCGGGGACTGTCCCCAGTGTCCACTTTTGCAGGATCTTCCTGTCTGTCAGCGATTTCTGACAGTCATCAGCGTACCGTCCGGCTTGATCGCCGCAAACATGTTTTGCTCCGCGTAGTCCACCAGCCATACATGCTGGCCCATCACACCGTCAACGGCTTTGGAATGCCCGGCCTCGATCTCCGTGTAATAGGCCTTCAGGCTGCTCACCTCATCCTCCGGCACTCCCAGCTTCTCCGCGATGGCTTTCCGGCCGATTTCCAGCGCCTGTTCCTCCGGAATCGCTTCGTCATCAGGGAGCACACCCATCAGGTCCAGTGAATACAGTTCAGGAATATGATAAGACAGTACCGTTCCGTCGGGCTTCAGATACACATACAAAGGATTACCCCTGAATTCTCCGTCGGTCCGCAGATCATACCAGATCGTCCAGATCCGCCGATACCCGAATGCCGGATTCTCTTCAAAATAGGGGCTCATTATGCCATCGTCCAGATCTTTATCGCTGACGCTTTCCAGCAGCGTCCGCGCAATCCGGACTGCTTCTTCCTGGTTGATCTCGCCTTCTTCCGGCAGGATAAATCTCTGGGATTCCGATGACAGCATGCCGTATTTGTCCAGCATCTGATTGTACCAGTATTTATCCTCCACGGACCAGGCAGGCGTACCGCCCTCCACGTCACGCAGGGTTGACAGAATGGTTTCCAGGCAGATCAGGTCCACCCTGTCCTCACCGATATAGTCCAGCATGATCCGGTCGCACAGGGCGTCCTTCTCAGCGTCTGTCATGCCTTCGCCCTTGAGCAGGCGTTCCGCGTCAGCGTTCCCCTTCAGGGCTTCCATTTCATACAGATCCCGGACCAGTTCAATCTTGGTGGCCGTATCCCAGGTGTCATAGTATCCGTACTCGCCTTCCAGTTCCGCCACCTTTTCCCCGGCGTCTTTCCAGAGCACCGTGGCAGCCACGGCTACGGCCGCAAGGGCCAGGATAACCAGTGCAATTACCAGTGTCATTGATATTTTCTTAACCATGGGTTCTTCTCCTTTCGCTTTGCGCAGGACCTTGTAACGGAGCGAGGTCGCTTCATCCACTCCCCGTGTACAGTCGTCGATTGCGGCGCGGATGCTCATCATCAGTTCCTGATCATTTGCCATCATTCCCGCCCCCCTTCGAGTTCCTGCCTCAGTTTCTGTTTTGCCTTCCGGATTCTGTCTGAAACGGCAGCCTCCGTGATTTTCAGCATTTCCCCGATCTCCTTCATGGAGTATCCTTCATAGAAATACAGCAGAACAGCTTCCATATATTTGGGTTTCAGTTTCATGATCGCCAGCGTCAGTTCCACATGCTCGCTGTCCGGCGGCTCTGAGGACGCAGGCAGATCATTCAGGGATACCCGGGAATCTATATACCGGAACCAGGCGCTCCGCCTGTAGTCCCTGCAACCGTTCAGCGCGATTGTGATCAGCCAGGTTTTCTCGCTGCTTTCTTCCCGGAAGGAGTCCAGATGGCGGAATGCCTTCAGAAAGGTTTCCTGCACAACGTCCTCCGCCGCGTTCCAGTCTCTCAGATACAGACAGCAGAGACGCAGCAGGTCTTTTTCATATTGCTGGACTATCCGGTCCAGCCGGTCAATCTGGGCTTGATCCGGCGCCTGAATCACTCCCACCGTCATCACCTCCTCATCCAATTAGACGAAACGCAGCTGTAAAACTTAAGCGAAAAGAAAAATAAAAAATCGTCTGTTACCGACAAGCGGCCAAATAACAGACGTTTATAACCTGGTGTTTTCTTCCAAGTGGACACTGGGGACTGTCCCCGGTGTCCACTTTCAAAAACAAAAAAGCCGCCCGAAGGCGGCTATATGTATCAACGGATTAATCATCCGCGGATTCGTATTTTCGGGCGGAAAAGTATTTGTCGTCCTCTTCCGGGAACTCCATCGTCGGAACATTTGCGGCCATGACAGCCGTACGGGCCACATCCTTTTCAAGATCACGCACTATGATCCGGTTCATCAACGCTTCGTCGACCGGGATCACCGGCTCCGCTTGCACTTCTTCGATCGTTCCTGATTTCATCTGTTCCCAGGGAGCTTTCCGGGCTTCAATTCGATCTTTCAGCGCTTTCACGCCTTCTTCCGTCTTCCGCGCGCATTCCCTTCCCAGTGCTCCAATTCCTGTCATCATAGCGTCAAACCGTAACGCAGCTTTTTCTATCCGTGCTTCACGCGCTTCCCAGCGGGCTTCCCGCATTGCTTCCTTGAGTTCCCTGCTGTCTTCCCGGCATTCCCGGATTCTCCTCCTTACAAGTTTCGCGGTTTTCTTTACACTCTTTCTGTTTTCCCTGGCTCTCCTGTAAAATGTGGTATCCCGGAGGGAGAGCCAAACAATCAGTCTCATGACCAGAACCAATACAACCATCAAAATCGGTCCGAGCATTCGTTCTCCCTCCTTTCAAACAGGAATGCTTTACGGTATGGAAGCAGTATAACACCTCAGGTGCTGTCAAAAAAGGATTCTGTTCGTAAAATATCCAGCTATATTTTTCCAACAGAGAAAACATACCGGTGGCCCCGCCGGCTGTTCAAATTTCTGAGCGCGATCCGGAGCAGTGTCATAGCCCGTAACATTGCTCATCTGTCGTTCACCTCCTGCATTTGTACAGGCGATTTAAAACCACATTCATCGCATTTTATCTTTTCTTTTTTCCAAAAACAAAAAAGCCGCCCGAAGGCGGCTGAATGAATCAATAGACTAATCATCCGCGGATTCATATTTACGGGATGAAAAGTATTTTTCGTCTTCTTCCGGAAACTCAATCGTCGGAACATCCGCGGCCATGGCTGCCGTACGGGCATCCCTTTCCAGATCCAGCACCAGTTCAAGGTTCTCCTGCGCTTCATTGTCTGCAGTCACCGGCTCCGCTTTCACTTCGCGAACACTCTCCGTCTCTTCCAGCTCCTGGCGGGCTTTTCGGGCTTCGATTTCGAGTTGCAGCGTTTTCATGCGGCCCGCTGTCTTCTGCGCCAATCTTTTCCCGCGTTTTTCAATCCCGGCCAGTACAGCATCCATCCGCTCTCCGGCTTTCTCTATCCGGGCTTCACGCGCTTCCCAACGGGCGTCCTGAATCGCTTTATGGAACTCCCAGCTGTCTTCCCGTGCTTCCCGAAATTCCCTTACCGCAGCCTTTACCGCTTTCCGTATGGCCTTTCCAATTTTCCGGACTTTCCCGACGGGCTGCTTAATCCCCATGGCTTTCCGGAGGCTGCGCTTTGCACGTATTTCATCGCACACAAGAAACAGGAACAGCAGTATCAACACCACGTACATTCGTTCCCTCTCCTTTCAGCCCGGAATGCTTTTTGCTTAAATCAACCAAAAATCCCCATGGAAAGATCCACCAGGCCGTGCAGCAACGCACAGCCGAAGATATTCCCGTACCGGCGATACAGCCAGGTGCAGACCAGATGCCAGACAAACTGCATAGGCGCGTTCGCGATAAAGGTGGGCCAGTATTCCGCAAATCCCATACCCCGCCTGGCCATCTGGAAGGGCATATGCATCAGCACAAACAGGATGCCGCCAACCAGGATCGTCAGCCATTCCTTCTTCAGGGCCGGGAACAGCCGGGGCTGGATAAACCCGCGGAAGGCAATCTCCTCGCACAGGCCGATAATAATGAAATACTGGAACACATTGTACAGAATCTCACCTGCCGGCAGCAGCTTCGCCCCGGAAACAATCCCGGGAATAATTGTCCAGGCTGCCAGGAACACCAGTCCGATCGCCGCTCCCATAAGCAGGGACGGTTTCAGGTTGCGCAGGGTAATGCCCACATGGGACAGGTGTTTCACACACAGCAGCACCGGTATCAGGGCAAGAATCAGGTTGCCGGCCTCGATCAGGTAACGTCCTGTCCGGGCCTGCTCCCGGCCCATCCAGAAATATGCCGCCATAAACAGCGCATAGTAAATCAGCGCCGCTGCCATATCTTTCAGGGTATAGTGCTCCATCTGTTCGCGGTATACCGGATCAATTGCCAGAAAACTCTTCTTCATATTCCTGTCTCCCAATCCTGTTTTTTTCGTCTCTCTGAGATCAGCATCAGGAGGCATTATACCACAAACATCACCGTTGGTTTCTGGCTGATTCAATTCAGGTTCATGCTTTATCAGATAGTTCCGCAGCTGGGCCCGGACGCTCCAGGGCCTTGAATACACCTCGCCCGGTATCGGCGGCATCCAGCCGATCAGTACACTCATATAATCCCAATGGCCAAAGGCGCAGTACACATGTTGTGTTTTGTTCTTGAGCTGTTCCTCTTCCCGCTCTGTATGATAAATCCACGCAAGCAGGACATAGCTCCACACAAACACCATTCTGTCATCCGATTCAGGATCTTCCGCCCGGCACAGGGCTTCCACTTTCTCTTCCAGTTTCTCACTGTAACGATCTTCCGTAATCAGGTCGATCACAAGATCCAGCAACGGATTGTCCTCATTCGCCGCTTCCATCGCATAGGACAGCATATCCGATAACGTTACAATTTCATATTGCCAGCCCCAACGCAGTTCCTGCCACGTCCAGGACTGTTTATACGGTTTTAATTCAGAAAATGCCGGAGCAAAACCGGCAAATGTTTTCACATGCATCATCCGGCAATCACCGTCCTCAGTCCAAAGCATAAGCAGTTCAGGGGTTTTGTGCCCTGTGCCGATTATATCATGGCTTCAGCGGCCGCAGTGTAACAATACAGTAAACATTTATGGACACCGAAGATATTCGGTGTCCACTTTGCAGAATTCAACAGTTCTTATTTCTTCCGTCCTATTCCCGCCAGGCCAAGAACGGCAAAAATAATCAGGGCAATGGAACCCGCCATCAGGAAATAATAACCCATATTGTTCTGGATTAACGATCTTGCCAATGCGTCTATTTCTTTTCCCAGGTTCGTCGTAATGCTGTTGTTCTCAATGAAAAACATTGCTAAAGAAGCCATTCCCAGAAATACAACCGGCAGATATTTCCCTAAAACGGAGAAAATGAAAGCAGCGCCGGCGATGATAATAATATAAATCCAGTCGTTACTGTCTTTCAGGCTTTTGGATACCGTTATTCCCAGCCCGGAAACAGAAAAATAAGGGAGGAAAACGCTGACGCCAATTACCAGACAGGCAATGATGCAAAGGATCTTTATTTTCATCTGAATCATCTCCTCAATGCTTCAATATATAATAAACAATACCATCAAAACATCATCCACACAACAAAAAAAGGCTGCCGCCCGAAGGCAGCAGCCAGACATATATCAATTCAATTGTTCACAGCATCATATCCGCAATCTCAGTCGGCGCAGCAGGCATCGCTGACGCTTCAACCCGCTGCTTGCTTCGATTGACTCGTTCACTTCATTTCGGCTTCGCCGACAGCCCACAGGGCTGACATTCAGCTCGCTCCCCAGGGTTCCTCATACCCCATGGCCCGGTCGCTGTCCTCCAGTCCGGCAGTAGTGGGATCCACGATCACGCCAATGAGTCCCAGGAAGGTCAGCACCTGGTTCAACAGCTGCACCACCATGTTCTGGGTCACTGCCGGGAACACG is a window encoding:
- a CDS encoding GAF domain-containing protein, coding for MTDYKLLVGQAKEMLEAEPWYASSFSNISALIMTMMENLNWAGFYLMRNGKLTVGPFQGKPACIHIAPGRGVCGTAAAKDETTVVPDVHEFPGHIACDGASESEIVIPIHGDGEVKAVLDIDSPVKNRFSPEDREGLEALVKTIEERVSWT
- a CDS encoding RNA polymerase sigma factor, with product MGVIQAPDQAQIDRLDRIVQQYEKDLLRLCCLYLRDWNAAEDVVQETFLKAFRHLDSFREESSEKTWLITIALNGCRDYRRSAWFRYIDSRVSLNDLPASSEPPDSEHVELTLAIMKLKPKYMEAVLLYFYEGYSMKEIGEMLKITEAAVSDRIRKAKQKLRQELEGGRE
- a CDS encoding phage holin, which codes for MKINWKVRFKNKVWLGSFFSLVVGFIYSLLALFDVFPAVTQNMVVQLLNQVLTFLGLIGVIVDPTTAGLEDSDRAMGYEEPWGAS
- a CDS encoding CD1871A family CXXC motif-containing protein, coding for MCCILLPVVLASVAYAIYVDGAARRMENPLESIYTAEKAGQVLIAALPLFLVLVCLLVACIVTGVKPKTGGTAKNAVRIKPQAEPKHVNILRAVVLIAAVLLIIAGIVNGGALDVLVKAINICTECVGLG
- a CDS encoding 4Fe-4S binding protein translates to MDKKNVWQAFRPSKRRLVQLYAALLHNAYLRGFIEGKIYEGKAKALCVPGLNCYSCPGAAGACPLGSIQNALAATGHRAGWYVLGMIMLFGVVLGRTICGWLCPMGLIQELLHKIPVPKIRKSKVTRALSWLKYGILAVFVIAVPLYFGLAKDLPLPAFCKYICPAGTLEGAGGHLVNPANASMYEMLGLIFTRKWVIMLALGLACVFCYRSFCRFLCPLGAIYGLFNRFSIVGVKTDADRCNGCGACVRHCEMDVKHVGDHECIQCGKCIDVCSQGAISLKAGKITLKGPETGAEKKPAKSRKTLFRAIAIAVLCLVLVWFNFLDPSIRQKESTPAESTAAVGYEVGEQLADFTLACYDGSEFHLADTRGKVVFINRWATWCTPCIAELPYFNDLYEAHRDDIAMIVIHPEMTVEDPAEYLAQFGYSMPCATDEAGDPVKEIVGGTATLPQTIVLNRRGEVICNSVSSVTPEKLEALYQEAAK
- a CDS encoding redoxin domain-containing protein, translated to MKKLIILILTILVLCLGTASADTGMTLGEPFMNFTATDTEGNTFTLSEALKDHEAVLLNIWATWCGPCQGEFPDLEKAYQKYKDKVAFIALSYDDNDTIEKIAAFRDEYQLTFPMGRDEGSALYNYVAQYGVPTTVVIDRFGNAGFLRLGSFNTAEEVGNVLDRFLGDDYTETAVLTRIPKKGVTRAYPVSPARAMHIDNENVKKARFHLTNAVSDDYLMAYVVSEDTAHLRFDITAADDAADMMYYDDAKVERVDLPDILDAERNVFTYDQAMESPEGTHYLYGLYYNVGMEGDPDLMEFFLLQKEEYLEELADYLRTMEYEVSWEFVEDTPADKTEQKAYVLHVEDQDGNPVPGVAVNFCTDAACTMQQSDENGVITFDGEKANYHVQILKAPEGYSFDKGFELYTGDAYGEWVLHVGNDSLK
- a CDS encoding DUF2247 family protein, yielding MLWTEDGDCRMMHVKTFAGFAPAFSELKPYKQSWTWQELRWGWQYEIVTLSDMLSYAMEAANEDNPLLDLVIDLITEDRYSEKLEEKVEALCRAEDPESDDRMVFVWSYVLLAWIYHTEREEEQLKNKTQHVYCAFGHWDYMSVLIGWMPPIPGEVYSRPWSVRAQLRNYLIKHEPELNQPETNGDVCGIMPPDADLRETKKTGLGDRNMKKSFLAIDPVYREQMEHYTLKDMAAALIYYALFMAAYFWMGREQARTGRYLIEAGNLILALIPVLLCVKHLSHVGITLRNLKPSLLMGAAIGLVFLAAWTIIPGIVSGAKLLPAGEILYNVFQYFIIIGLCEEIAFRGFIQPRLFPALKKEWLTILVGGILFVLMHMPFQMARRGMGFAEYWPTFIANAPMQFVWHLVCTWLYRRYGNIFGCALLHGLVDLSMGIFG
- a CDS encoding MATE family efflux transporter; its protein translation is MARTMTKDLTEGRPLKLVLSFAAPLLFGMLFQQFYSFVDTAIVGRYLGAEKLAAVGATGSVNFLVIGLCLGFCSGFAIPIAQAFGAKNEHEVRRCVWHSAVLCTGLSLLFGLAATLLCKPLLRLMNTPEEILDSSASYIRIIFAAIPCCVLYNMASGILRSLGDSKTPVVFLVLASLVNIVLDLVLIIYAGMDVAGAAVATAVSQLISGIGCLLVILRRFPILKLTKEDRRFSVRRGRSMLGIGLPMGLQFSITAIGSVMVQWSVNGLGVNSVAAVSAAFKLSMFFCCVFDALASTMATFAGQNIGARKVDRVRQGMRAASAVGLIYCGLAFGIVLLFGDELLGLFIDSGENAEVMGLAFRFLKINAAFYIPLLYVNILRLCIQGMGYTRVAMFAGLAEMLARTVVALFLVPAAGFVGACFANPAAWVMADLFLFPCYFKLVKSLHGRLMPTLEADKQEKGKVIALKSA